A window of the Brassica napus cultivar Da-Ae chromosome C5, Da-Ae, whole genome shotgun sequence genome harbors these coding sequences:
- the LOC106452103 gene encoding cytochrome c-type biogenesis CcmH-like mitochondrial protein: MEKRDEDLKKAQMLDARARNISHNVRCTECGSQSIEDSQADVAILLRQLIRDEIGAGKTDKEIYSKLEDEFGETVLYAPKFDMQTAALWLTPVLIAGGTAAGLVYSKHRQRTNVHIMALDLIRGVSLTPKERVTILDLLIPPPPPPQGVASRLRRSLNLR; encoded by the exons ATGGAGAAAAGAGACGAGGATCTGAAGAAGGCTCAGATGCTGGACGCTCGAGCCAGAAACATCAGCCACAACGTTCGCTGCACTGAGTGTGGGAGTCAGTCCATTGAAGACTCACAGGCAGATGTAGCTATTCTCCTTAGACAG CTGATCCGTGATGAGATAGGAGCTGGAAAAACCGACAAAGAGATCTACAGTAAGCTGGAGGATGAGTTTGGAGAGACGGTGCTTTATGCTCCCAAATTCGATATGCAGACAGCAGCATTGTGGCTAACTCCG GTTCTGATAGCTGGAGGTACTGCTGCAGGGCTGGTTTACAGTAAGCACAGGCAAAGGACGAACGTGCACATCATGGCGTTGGATCTTATTAGAGGTGTTTCGTTGACTCCAAAAGAGAGAGTCACCATCCTCGATCTTCTTATTCCGCCTCCCCCTCCTCCTCAGGGAGTGGCTTCCCGGTTGAGGAGATCGCTAAACCTCCGTTAG
- the LOC106452085 gene encoding protein SAWADEE HOMEODOMAIN HOMOLOG 1, whose protein sequence is MDAPEDSSHYFTDFTLAEIVDMETLFKELGDQSLLKDFCQTVASSFSCSVNRKGKSSITWKQVQGWFQGRLEKQNQPKFKTAPSSPLLIVDLSNPGGVRDAGSPETVTYGQRVKGKTSDVSDLAFEAKSARDDAWYDVASFMTYRYLRTGELEVRVRFSGFDNQHDEWVNVQTSVRERSIPVEPSECGRVKVGELLLCFQDREDEALYCDAHVVNIKRGVHDHRSCNCVFVVRYEFDGTEETLGLESICRRPDSEE, encoded by the exons ATGGATGCTCCCGAAGATTCCTCCCACTATTTCACCGATTTCACATTGGCCGAG ATTGTAGACATGGAGACTCTGTTCAAGGAGCTCGGTGATCAATCTCTCCTCAAAGACTTCTGTCAAACTGTTGCCTCCTCTtttag TTGCTCAGTGAATCGGAAGGGAAAATCATCAATAACATGGAAACAA gtacAGGGTTGGTTTCAGGGGAGGCTAGAGAAGCAAAACCAACCCAAATTCAAGACTGCGCCATCTTCCCCTTTGCTGATTGTTGACTTATCAAATCCAGGTGGTGTCAGAGATGCTGGAAGTCCTGAAACTGTTACCTATGGTCAAAGAGTGAAAG GTAAGACCTCTGATGTATCTGATCTCGCTTTTGAGGCTAAATCTGCTAGGGATGACGCGTG GTATGACGTGGCATCGTTCATGACTTATAGATATCTCCGCACTGGTGAACTG GAAGTGCGTGTCCGATTTTCCGGGTTCGACAACCAACACGATGAGTGGGTGAACGTGCAAACGTCAGTGCGGGAGCGGTCTATTCCTGTAGAACCATCAGAGTGTGGGAGAGTGAAGGTTGGAGAGTTGCTTCTGTGTTTTCAG GATAGGGAGGATGAAGCACTGTACTGTGATGCTCATGTTGTGAATATCAAGAGAGGGGTTCATGATCACAGGAGTTGTAACTGCGTGTTTGTTGTTCGGTACGAGTTTGACGGTACAGAG GAAACGCTGGGACTTGAAAGTATTTGCCGTCGTCCTGATTCTGAAGAGTGA
- the BNAC05G11530D gene encoding uncharacterized protein BNAC05G11530D, translating into MEAGKERVGLLDKILPPALADAGLEDCALPPDSIHEAFRKAADAVKSRAASLFEDDEEEGGCVADPRPASKGTEAKPVFGSSDTIIVGGDNGGDAGPCLVGKGNEKLEDALAVAGEGGEGKSCGDGLKDLDVEGIESSGEKKDQNEEDEEEEKKPILVEGFV; encoded by the coding sequence ATGGAGGCTGGGAAAGAAAGAGTCGGCTTGCTTGACAAGATCCTTCCTCCGGCGTTGGCAGACGCCGGCCTCGAAGATTGTGCTCTGCCGCCTGATTCTATACATGAAGCGTTTCGTAAAGCTGCAGACGCCGTGAAATCGCGCGCGGCGTCGCTTTTCgaagacgacgaggaagaaggCGGTTGCGTAGCGGATCCGCGCCCGGCATCGAAGGGAACGGAGGCGAAGCCCGTTTTCGGAAGTTCTGATACGATCATCGTAGGCGGGGATAATGGAGGGGATGCTGGGCCGTGTCTAGTCGGAAAGGGCAATGAGAAGTTGGAAGATGCGTTGGCGGTGGCGGGGGAAGGAGGAGAAGGGAAGAGCTGCGGTGATGGTTTGAAAGATCTAGATGTTGAAGGTATTGAGAGCAGCGGGGAGAAGAAGGATCAGAATGAAGAAGACgaggaagaggagaagaagccCATTTTGGTTGAAGGATTTGTCTGA